The Streptomyces tubercidicus DNA segment ACCGGCTGCCCGAACTGCTGGAGGAGCTGGAGCGGAAGGTCACCGAGCGCGGTGGCACCGTCCACTGGGCCCGGGACGGCGTCGAGGCCAACGAGATCGTCACCCGGCTGGTACGGGATACCGGCAGCGACGAGATCCTCAAGGTCAAGTCGATGGCCACACAGGAGATCGGCCTCAACGAACACCTGGAGAGCCAGGGCATCGCGGCGCTCGAAACCGATCTGGCCGAGCTGATCGTCCAGCTCGCCGACGACCGCCCGTCGCACATCCTGGTGCCCGCGATCCACCGCAACCGCGACGAGATCCGGGAGATCTTCCTCCGCCACATCCCCGGCGTCGACCCCGCACTGGACGCCGACCCCGCCCGGCTCGCGGCCGCCGCGCGCGCGTTCCTGCGCGAGAAGTTCATGACCACCAAGGTGGCCGTCTCCGGCGCCAACTTCGGTATCGCCGAGACCGGCACTCTGGCGGTGGTCGAGTCCGAGGGCAACGGCCGGATGTGTCTGACCCTGCCGGAGACGCTGATCACCGTCATGGGCATCGAGAAGGTTCTGCCCCGCTTCCAGGACCTGGAGGTCTTCCTCCAGCTGCTGCCGCGCTCCTCGACCGGCGAGCGGATGAACCCGTACACCTCGCTGTGGACGGGCGTGACGCCGGGCGACGGCCCGCAGGAATTCCATCTCGTACTGCTCGACAACGGGCGGACGGCGGCGCTCGCGGACCGGATCGGGCGCGCGGCGCTCAACTGCATCCGCTGCTCGGCCTGCCTCAACGTCTGCCCCGTTTACGAGCGGACGGGCGGCCATGCCTACGGATCGACCTACCCCGGCCCGATCGGTGCGGTGCTCACCCCGCAGCTGGCCGGTATGCACGGCGCCAAGGGCGATCCCAACAGCTCGCTGCCGTACGCCTCCAGTCTGTGCGGGGCCTGCTTCGACGCCTGCCCGGTGAAGATCGATATTCCGTCGCTCCTCGTCGAGCTGCGGCACCAGCACACCGAACAGGCCGGTACGACCGCGGAGAAGCTGGCGATGAAGGCCGCGGCCACGGTCATGAAGCAGACCGGGCTGTTCACCACCGCACAGAAGGCGGCCGGGCTCGGACGCGTGCTGGCGGGACGGGACGGCACTCTCTCCCGCCTGCCACCACCGCTCAGCGGCTGGAGCGACAGCCGTGACACCCCCGCCCCTCCCCAACAGACCTTCCGCTCCTGGTTCGCCTCCGCCGAGGGCGCGGCCGCGATGCGGGCCGCGGCGGACGAGGGCGCCCGGCACACCGACGATCCGCAGGAGGCATCATGACCGCGACCGCACGGGAGACGGTGCTCCGCCGTGTCCGGGACGCCCTGAGCCTCTCCGACGGGCCCGCAGTGACCGTCCCGCGCGCCTACCGCACCGGCCGCTCGCTCCCCGACGAAGAGCGGCTCGCCCTCTTCGTCGACCGGCTCGTCGACTACCGGGCGCAGGTGCGGACCTGTACCGCAGCAACCACCGCGGCCGTGCTCGCCGAGGTGCTGCGGGAACACGGCGCACAGAAGATCGGGATCCCCCCGGGGCTCGATCCGGCCTGGCTGGCTGGGTACGACGGGGAGACGGTGACGGATTCCGCGGACGTTCCGGCGCCCCGGCTCGATGTGCTGGACGGGGTGGTGACGGCCTCCGCCGTCAGCTGCGCCGAGACCGGCACGATCTTCCTGGACGGCGCCGCGGCGGACCAGGGCAGACGCGCGCTGACCCTCGTCCCCGATCTG contains these protein-coding regions:
- a CDS encoding LutB/LldF family L-lactate oxidation iron-sulfur protein, with the translated sequence MSSSTGRATNDTFLGMPAVPPRSPYGTGHLRGERTFPRAAHDELGNEQLRRNLGKATHSIRAKRLAVTGELPDWEQLRDTGSAIKTDTMNRLPELLEELERKVTERGGTVHWARDGVEANEIVTRLVRDTGSDEILKVKSMATQEIGLNEHLESQGIAALETDLAELIVQLADDRPSHILVPAIHRNRDEIREIFLRHIPGVDPALDADPARLAAAARAFLREKFMTTKVAVSGANFGIAETGTLAVVESEGNGRMCLTLPETLITVMGIEKVLPRFQDLEVFLQLLPRSSTGERMNPYTSLWTGVTPGDGPQEFHLVLLDNGRTAALADRIGRAALNCIRCSACLNVCPVYERTGGHAYGSTYPGPIGAVLTPQLAGMHGAKGDPNSSLPYASSLCGACFDACPVKIDIPSLLVELRHQHTEQAGTTAEKLAMKAAATVMKQTGLFTTAQKAAGLGRVLAGRDGTLSRLPPPLSGWSDSRDTPAPPQQTFRSWFASAEGAAAMRAAADEGARHTDDPQEAS
- a CDS encoding LutC/YkgG family protein; this translates as MTATARETVLRRVRDALSLSDGPAVTVPRAYRTGRSLPDEERLALFVDRLVDYRAQVRTCTAATTAAVLAEVLREHGAQKIGIPPGLDPAWLAGYDGETVTDSADVPAPRLDVLDGVVTASAVSCAETGTIFLDGAAADQGRRALTLVPDLHLCVVDLSSVRTGVPEAVAQLTPEHPITLISGPSATSDIELERVEGVHGPRTLAVVIRTDR